One Aythya fuligula isolate bAytFul2 chromosome W, bAytFul2.pri, whole genome shotgun sequence genomic window carries:
- the LOC116501314 gene encoding olfactory receptor 14A16-like, protein MSNRSTITEFLLLAFAETRELQLLHFALFLGIYLAALLGNGLILSAVACHHRLHTPMYFFLLNLALLDLGCISTTLPKAMANAFWDTRAISYQGCATQVFFFLFFIAAEYSILTIMAYDRYVAICKPLYYGSLLGSRACAQMAAAAWGSGFLNAVLHTTNTFSLPLCQDNAVDQFFCEVPHILKLPCSDSYLREVGAVLFSIFLSFGCFIFIVFSYVQIFRAVLRMPSEQGKHKAFSMCLPHLAVVSLFVSTGIFSYLKPPSISSPSLDLVVAFLYSVVPPALNPLIYSMRNQDLKDAVRKLFPYMLLKHPSCVQKMYS, encoded by the coding sequence ATGTCCAACAGAAGCACCATCactgagttcctcctgctggcatttgcAGAGACgcgcgagctgcagctcctgcacttcgcgctcttcctgggcatctacctggctgcccttcTGGGCAATGGCCTCATCCTCAGTGCCGTAGCCTgccaccaccgcctccacacccccatgtacttcttcctgcTCAACCTTgccctcctcgacctgggctgcatctccaccactctgcccaaagccatggccaatgccttctgggacaccagggccatctcctatcaaggaTGTGCTACacaggtctttttctttctcttctttatagCAGCAGAATATTCTATTCTCACtatcatggcctatgaccgctatgttgccatctgcaagcccctgtactacgggagcctcctgggcagcagagcttgtgcccagatggcagcagctgcctggggcagtggctttctcaatgctgtcctgcacacgaccaacacattttccctgcccctctgccaagaCAATGCTGTGGACCAATTCTTCTGTGAAGTCCCCCACATCCTCAAGCTTCCCTGCTCAGATTCCTATCTCAGAGAAGTTGGGGCAGTTCTGTTTAgcatttttttatcatttggttgttttattttcattgttttctcttatgtgcagatcttcagggcagtgctgaggatgccctctgagcagggcaaGCACAAGGCCTTTTCCatgtgcctccctcacctggctgtggtcTCCCTGTTTGTCAGCACTGGCATATTTtcctacctgaagcccccctccattTCCTCGCCATCCCTGGACCTGGTGGTGGCATTTCTGTactcggtggtgcctccagccctgaaccccctcatctacagcatgaggaaccaggatCTCAAGGATGCAGTGAGGAAACTGTTTCCATACATGCTTCTTAAGCATCCATCATGTGTTCAGAAGATGTATTCTTAA